Proteins from a single region of Butyrivibrio fibrisolvens:
- a CDS encoding serine O-acetyltransferase — protein MPNNHDIDHIIKVILQDYDKKRDVDKMDVFGQPDSKAVEDITHKLLNVIFPGYYRDRVYRSFNDRNRMSVLIEDVMYNLEKQITIALTYNEEYRDTDERLRKEAAKRIAGEFGERIPKIREYVDTDVQATFDGDPAAYGKEEIVLSYPGILATTVNRLAHELYLLRVPLIPRMMTEYAHSLTGIDINPGATIGKYFMIDHGTGVVVGETTVIGEHVKIYQGVTLGALSTRGGQNLRGKRRHPTVEDNVTIYSGASILGGETTIGHDSVIGSNCFITASVPADTRVTIRNQELIYKDGDGKEYSSAEFKQGECWCGGYGNDWVI, from the coding sequence ATGCCCAATAATCATGATATAGATCACATTATAAAAGTCATACTTCAGGATTATGACAAGAAGCGTGATGTTGATAAAATGGATGTATTTGGCCAGCCTGATTCCAAAGCGGTTGAGGATATCACCCATAAGCTTCTTAATGTTATTTTTCCCGGATATTACAGAGACAGGGTATACAGAAGCTTTAATGACAGAAACCGTATGTCGGTTCTCATTGAAGATGTAATGTACAATCTTGAGAAGCAGATCACCATTGCTCTTACATACAATGAAGAGTACCGCGATACGGATGAACGCTTGAGAAAAGAAGCTGCAAAGCGAATTGCGGGTGAATTTGGCGAAAGGATTCCCAAGATCCGTGAGTATGTTGATACTGATGTTCAGGCAACATTTGATGGAGATCCGGCTGCATATGGTAAGGAAGAGATCGTACTTTCTTATCCCGGTATCCTTGCAACGACCGTAAATCGTCTGGCACATGAGCTTTACCTTTTGAGGGTGCCACTCATACCGCGTATGATGACCGAATATGCTCATTCTCTTACCGGAATAGACATTAACCCCGGTGCGACCATAGGTAAGTACTTCATGATCGATCATGGAACCGGCGTCGTTGTTGGTGAGACAACAGTTATTGGTGAACACGTTAAGATCTATCAGGGTGTTACTCTGGGCGCGCTTTCCACAAGAGGCGGTCAGAATCTTCGTGGCAAAAGACGTCATCCCACTGTTGAAGATAATGTTACAATATACTCCGGTGCATCAATTCTTGGCGGTGAGACTACGATAGGACATGATTCTGTGATCGGTTCTAACTGCTTTATTACTGCATCAGTGCCGGCCGATACAAGAGTTACCATCAGAAACCAGGAACTTATCTATAAAGACGGAGATGGTAAAGAGTATTCATCTGCAGAATTCAAGCAGGGCGAATGCTGGTGCGGCGGATATGGTAACGATTGGGTTATCTAA
- a CDS encoding M18 family aminopeptidase — protein sequence MFEKITKDMLKFIDASPTCYHVISNMEERLDAEGYTKLRESEDWKIKNGGKYYVTRNGSSIISFQIPKKTFKGFLMTASHSDSPTFKIKSNPEMEEGGMYVKLNVEGYGGMLDGPWFDRPLSIAGRVFVKDDDNNLSMKLINIDRDLLMMPSLAIHMNREANNGYKFNAQKDMQPIYGDISSKKSFDKLIAKAAGVKESDIFGSDLFLYNRVKPTIWGAGKEYISSSRLDDQECVYTTLEAFLNSTSSSHVLMHCVFDNEEVGSGTKQGAASTFLKDTLERICEGCGRTRQQYHTALAQSFMLSADNAHAMHPNYKDKADPVNHPEMNKGIVIKFNANQKYTTDGASEAMLRMVLDKAKVPYQMFTNRSDMPGGSTLGNISNTQVALNTVDIGLAQLAMHSPYETAGAKDPKYMADGVKAFYESDIDIHIS from the coding sequence ATGTTCGAAAAGATTACTAAGGATATGCTTAAATTTATCGATGCATCTCCTACATGCTATCATGTGATCTCCAATATGGAGGAAAGACTTGATGCTGAAGGCTATACTAAGCTTCGTGAGTCAGAAGACTGGAAGATCAAAAATGGTGGCAAATATTATGTTACTCGTAACGGTTCTTCAATCATCTCTTTTCAGATACCAAAGAAGACTTTTAAAGGCTTCCTTATGACAGCAAGCCATAGTGATTCTCCGACATTTAAGATCAAATCTAATCCGGAGATGGAAGAAGGCGGAATGTACGTTAAGCTTAACGTTGAAGGTTATGGCGGAATGCTTGACGGCCCATGGTTTGACAGGCCTCTTTCCATTGCTGGAAGAGTATTTGTCAAGGATGATGACAATAATCTTTCAATGAAGCTTATTAACATAGACAGAGATCTTTTAATGATGCCTTCTCTTGCTATTCATATGAACAGAGAAGCTAATAACGGCTATAAGTTCAATGCCCAGAAAGATATGCAGCCTATTTATGGTGATATATCTTCAAAGAAGTCTTTTGACAAATTGATCGCTAAGGCTGCAGGCGTTAAGGAAAGTGATATTTTTGGAAGCGACCTTTTCCTTTACAACAGGGTTAAACCTACTATCTGGGGCGCTGGCAAAGAATATATCAGCTCATCAAGACTTGATGATCAGGAATGTGTATATACAACATTAGAAGCATTCCTTAATTCTACATCATCTTCACATGTGCTTATGCACTGTGTATTTGATAATGAGGAAGTTGGAAGCGGAACCAAGCAGGGAGCAGCATCTACATTCCTTAAGGATACTCTTGAGAGAATATGCGAAGGATGCGGACGTACAAGACAGCAGTATCATACAGCACTTGCACAGAGCTTCATGCTTTCTGCTGATAACGCGCATGCAATGCATCCTAATTACAAGGATAAGGCTGATCCGGTTAATCATCCTGAAATGAACAAGGGTATAGTAATTAAATTTAATGCAAACCAAAAGTATACTACTGACGGAGCTTCAGAAGCTATGCTTCGCATGGTTCTCGACAAAGCAAAGGTTCCTTATCAGATGTTCACTAACAGAAGTGACATGCCTGGAGGATCTACTCTTGGTAATATCAGTAACACTCAGGTTGCTCTTAACACTGTAGATATCGGACTTGCACAGCTTGCAATGCATTCACCTTATGAAACAGCAGGTGCTAAGGATCCTAAGTATATGGCTGATGGCGTTAAGGCATTCTATGAATCTGATATCGATATTCACATCTCTTAA
- a CDS encoding SseB family protein, translating into MGLFDLFGGSKKKEEEAAAQAEKLKEEQALKDKEDQKAAHEGLEWPHPVPISRVRPSGEEPDKFEDPVSPERKDEIGPLIYEERISLDTLKFLTLPELLFVLTTQEYFNSKSKLNNFSENHRILYNELLNRVRDAKMIYCLYDDATKFPFVENGMAYIYLEKEIAEQVVEAYGKQFRKLMVKECPAVPEGAENTDRGFFDYLYYLGIERIIIDNGRYRARFSRSEIVAPPNFADDKKQAPMNPQLRLAMLDFLSEARWPVKYEKRTQVVQTKEARMVALARAGRFIVPIQHEGPAEMMNDGRIKFNKDTKLRFPVMKTNNGKLFLPIFTDGIEFAKKFGREGFEGAVFKFSDILRFVQDKDGLAINPMGENIMLPKDKMMALEAASQAIAARTATGKPAKEASAQDIIKRASAEDVAQKIIQMPKRTENTAEAKAEDTNATENNDNGEEIADITPEN; encoded by the coding sequence ATGGGTTTGTTTGATTTATTCGGGGGAAGTAAAAAGAAAGAAGAAGAGGCGGCTGCCCAGGCCGAGAAGCTGAAAGAAGAGCAGGCGCTCAAAGATAAGGAAGATCAGAAAGCTGCGCATGAAGGCCTTGAATGGCCTCATCCGGTTCCGATCTCCAGAGTTCGTCCATCAGGTGAAGAACCTGATAAGTTCGAAGATCCGGTATCTCCGGAACGTAAGGATGAGATCGGACCACTCATTTATGAAGAGAGAATCAGTCTTGATACACTTAAGTTCCTGACTCTTCCGGAACTGCTGTTCGTACTTACAACACAGGAGTATTTCAATTCCAAGAGTAAGCTTAATAACTTTAGTGAGAATCATCGTATTCTTTACAATGAACTTTTAAATCGTGTACGTGATGCCAAGATGATCTACTGCCTCTATGACGATGCGACCAAATTCCCATTTGTCGAGAACGGAATGGCTTATATCTATCTGGAGAAAGAGATTGCAGAGCAGGTAGTGGAAGCTTATGGCAAGCAGTTCAGAAAACTTATGGTAAAGGAGTGTCCTGCTGTTCCTGAAGGTGCAGAGAATACAGACAGAGGATTCTTCGATTATCTGTACTATCTTGGAATAGAGAGGATCATTATTGATAATGGTCGTTACAGAGCAAGATTCTCAAGAAGTGAGATCGTAGCTCCGCCTAATTTCGCAGATGACAAGAAACAGGCTCCAATGAACCCTCAGCTCAGACTTGCTATGCTGGACTTTTTATCAGAGGCTCGCTGGCCTGTTAAATACGAAAAGAGAACACAGGTTGTTCAGACCAAGGAAGCACGCATGGTTGCTCTTGCAAGAGCTGGTCGCTTTATTGTTCCTATTCAGCATGAAGGTCCTGCTGAGATGATGAATGATGGACGTATCAAGTTCAACAAGGATACCAAGCTTCGTTTCCCTGTAATGAAGACCAATAATGGTAAGTTGTTCCTTCCGATCTTTACAGATGGTATCGAATTTGCCAAGAAGTTCGGAAGAGAAGGATTTGAAGGTGCTGTATTCAAATTCAGCGATATCTTAAGATTCGTACAGGACAAAGATGGTCTTGCTATTAATCCTATGGGAGAAAATATCATGCTTCCAAAGGATAAGATGATGGCACTTGAAGCAGCTTCACAGGCCATCGCAGCTAGGACTGCAACCGGCAAGCCTGCAAAAGAGGCAAGTGCACAGGATATCATCAAGAGAGCAAGTGCAGAGGACGTTGCACAGAAGATCATCCAGATGCCAAAGCGTACTGAGAATACAGCTGAAGCAAAAGCTGAAGATACAAATGCCACAGAAAATAATGATAACGGCGAAGAAATCGCTGATATCACACCTGAAAACTAA
- a CDS encoding response regulator, with amino-acid sequence MANVLIVDDSRTSRRVLRDILERNGHTVLGEAVDGKEGYDMYQTLKPDVVTMDITMPVMDGIDSLKLIMRFDPQAKVVMVTAAGQKQKMMEALKIGAVEFISKPLDEEAIVKTMKELA; translated from the coding sequence ATGGCAAACGTACTTATAGTAGATGATTCCAGAACATCCAGAAGGGTACTTCGAGATATTCTCGAACGTAATGGTCACACTGTCCTTGGAGAAGCAGTAGATGGTAAGGAAGGCTATGATATGTATCAGACGCTTAAGCCTGATGTTGTTACCATGGATATTACTATGCCTGTTATGGATGGCATAGATTCTCTTAAACTTATTATGCGATTTGATCCCCAGGCTAAGGTGGTTATGGTAACCGCAGCCGGACAGAAGCAGAAGATGATGGAAGCTCTTAAGATAGGAGCTGTAGAATTTATTTCTAAGCCCCTTGATGAAGAAGCTATTGTAAAAACAATGAAAGAATTAGCTTAA
- a CDS encoding SDR family NAD(P)-dependent oxidoreductase codes for MNEYVLITGASRGIGKAIAKKLAENGYNLYLTCLHHGDELKEYCKELSQTYEVSCIPFVCDIGDYYDVAKMFDQIPLVNIVINNAGIAWLGLLTDMTPDEWDKVIRTNLSSLYNTSKCAVPIMLRLGGGRIVNISSVWGQVGASTEVAYSASKGGVNGFTRALAKELAPSNISVNAISCGVIDTDMNRSHLSEDDLEVLKNEIPAGRLGTPEEVADMTLKIITSPEYMTGQIISLDGGWI; via the coding sequence ATGAACGAATACGTTCTTATAACCGGTGCATCCAGAGGCATTGGAAAAGCTATTGCAAAAAAACTTGCTGAAAATGGTTATAACCTTTATCTTACATGTCTTCATCACGGAGATGAACTTAAGGAATATTGTAAAGAACTATCCCAGACTTACGAAGTCAGCTGCATTCCATTTGTTTGCGACATCGGAGATTATTATGATGTTGCAAAGATGTTTGATCAGATCCCCCTTGTAAACATAGTGATCAATAATGCCGGAATAGCATGGCTTGGTCTCCTTACTGATATGACCCCCGATGAATGGGACAAGGTCATAAGAACAAATCTATCATCTTTGTATAACACTTCAAAGTGTGCTGTGCCTATTATGCTGCGTCTTGGCGGCGGAAGGATCGTCAATATATCTTCTGTATGGGGACAAGTCGGAGCTTCTACAGAGGTTGCTTATTCCGCAAGCAAAGGCGGCGTGAACGGATTTACCAGAGCACTGGCCAAAGAACTTGCGCCTTCTAACATAAGTGTTAATGCCATTTCCTGCGGTGTAATCGATACCGATATGAACAGATCTCACCTGTCAGAAGACGATCTTGAGGTTCTCAAAAATGAAATACCGGCGGGCCGATTGGGCACGCCGGAAGAAGTTGCTGATATGACATTAAAAATAATAACATCCCCCGAATATATGACAGGACAAATAATATCCTTGGATGGTGGCTGGATTTAA
- a CDS encoding FAD-dependent oxidoreductase has protein sequence MYDTLIIGSGPAGLSAAVYAKRADLNMAVIEKEFTSGGQILNTYEVDNYLGLPGINGFDMGMKFREHADKLGAPFLEGNVSGIEVIEEGSDTKLPVFRVNTDNGSFDTHTVIIASGANHSKLGAPGEDELTGVGVSYCATCDGAFFRSKTAVVVGGGDVAVEDAIFLARGCSKVYLIHRRDELRAAKTLQNELLSLPNVEVVWDSVVKEIRGNSKVESVLVQNVKTKEETSLNTDACFVAVGITPETDKFKELVDCDEKGYIIAPETGATSHPGIYVAGDARKKRLRQIVTAVADGANAVTAVQDFLVGKS, from the coding sequence ATGTACGATACACTTATAATTGGCAGTGGTCCTGCAGGTTTATCTGCTGCAGTATATGCAAAAAGAGCAGATCTTAATATGGCTGTTATAGAAAAAGAATTCACTTCAGGTGGTCAGATCCTTAATACATATGAAGTTGATAATTATCTGGGATTACCGGGTATCAACGGCTTTGATATGGGAATGAAGTTCAGAGAGCATGCTGATAAGCTTGGTGCACCATTTCTTGAAGGCAATGTATCAGGCATAGAAGTTATCGAAGAGGGAAGCGATACTAAACTTCCTGTATTCAGAGTTAATACTGATAACGGATCTTTTGATACACATACCGTAATAATTGCTTCAGGTGCAAATCACTCAAAGCTTGGTGCTCCCGGCGAAGATGAGCTTACAGGAGTAGGAGTTTCATATTGCGCCACTTGTGATGGAGCCTTCTTTAGAAGTAAGACAGCAGTTGTAGTCGGCGGCGGAGATGTTGCGGTAGAAGATGCCATTTTCCTTGCAAGAGGATGCAGTAAGGTATACCTCATACATAGAAGAGATGAGCTTAGAGCAGCTAAGACTCTTCAGAATGAATTACTTTCTCTTCCTAATGTGGAAGTTGTATGGGACAGTGTGGTAAAAGAGATAAGAGGAAACTCAAAAGTTGAATCTGTTCTTGTGCAAAATGTTAAAACAAAAGAAGAAACTTCTTTAAATACAGATGCATGCTTTGTTGCAGTTGGTATTACTCCGGAAACTGATAAGTTTAAAGAGCTTGTAGATTGTGATGAAAAGGGATATATAATAGCACCGGAAACTGGTGCTACATCGCATCCTGGAATCTATGTAGCCGGCGATGCAAGAAAGAAACGCCTTCGCCAAATTGTTACAGCTGTAGCTGACGGTGCTAATGCAGTTACAGCCGTTCAGGACTTTCTTGTTGGGAAATCGTAA
- a CDS encoding C40 family peptidase, which yields MNRVGKQFAVCVLTAAVTFTGAGIEAMAGSSVTSVLPSAGIGYELATDQVEVSNLQEDEQSNSSADSASSSTGSSSSSSSGSSTTSTKEATNTTPLSSRVDEEVLSDIEEATGATTTTNEEETFSNLVIAQVHDYVNVRSGPSENDEIVGKLYNNSVGTYLGEENGWYQIKSGSVTGYVKAEYCVTGQAAVELAPKVGKRIATVTTTTLKVRKEASTESEVLGLVPIDDELVVLEELDGWVKVEIEEGEGYVSMDYVRLSTEFVQAESKAEEEARLAKEQAAKEAARAAASSNTSKSSSSKDVKSAESFTTEKSSIGEAVAAFAVQFVGNPYVYGGTSLTNGCDCSGFVMSVYANFGVSLPHSSAADRNVGAAVDGLANAQPGDIVCYSGHVAIYIGGGQIVHASTSKTGIIISNANYRTPLAVRRIF from the coding sequence TTGAACAGAGTTGGTAAGCAGTTCGCCGTATGTGTTTTGACGGCTGCTGTAACATTTACAGGCGCAGGAATCGAAGCGATGGCTGGATCATCAGTAACATCAGTACTTCCTTCCGCCGGAATAGGATATGAACTTGCTACAGATCAGGTCGAAGTATCAAATCTTCAAGAAGATGAGCAGTCTAATTCTTCAGCAGACTCGGCTTCTTCAAGTACAGGATCTTCATCAAGCAGCTCATCCGGATCTTCAACGACCTCTACTAAGGAAGCTACAAATACTACTCCTCTTTCATCAAGAGTAGATGAAGAAGTTCTTAGCGATATTGAAGAGGCAACTGGTGCTACCACCACAACTAATGAAGAAGAGACTTTCTCAAATCTGGTAATTGCTCAGGTACATGATTATGTAAACGTAAGAAGTGGTCCCAGTGAGAATGATGAAATAGTTGGTAAGCTTTATAACAATTCCGTAGGTACTTACCTTGGAGAAGAGAACGGATGGTATCAGATCAAATCTGGTTCTGTTACAGGTTATGTAAAAGCTGAATATTGTGTAACAGGTCAGGCTGCAGTAGAACTTGCTCCAAAGGTTGGAAAGCGAATCGCTACAGTAACAACAACTACTCTTAAGGTTCGTAAGGAAGCCAGTACAGAATCAGAAGTACTTGGACTTGTTCCTATTGATGATGAACTTGTAGTTTTAGAAGAACTTGATGGCTGGGTTAAGGTCGAGATCGAAGAAGGTGAAGGATACGTATCAATGGATTACGTAAGACTTTCTACTGAATTCGTTCAGGCTGAATCCAAAGCTGAAGAAGAAGCAAGACTTGCCAAGGAACAAGCTGCAAAAGAAGCTGCAAGAGCAGCTGCAAGCTCCAATACTTCAAAGTCATCATCTTCAAAAGATGTTAAGTCTGCTGAGTCATTTACTACAGAGAAGAGCTCAATCGGTGAAGCTGTTGCAGCATTTGCTGTTCAGTTCGTTGGTAATCCATATGTATATGGCGGAACAAGCCTTACAAATGGATGTGACTGCTCAGGTTTCGTAATGAGTGTATATGCTAATTTCGGTGTTAGTCTGCCACATTCATCAGCAGCTGATAGAAATGTTGGTGCAGCAGTAGATGGACTTGCTAATGCACAGCCTGGTGATATCGTATGTTACTCAGGACACGTTGCTATTTACATTGGCGGTGGACAGATCGTACATGCTTCAACATCCAAGACCGGTATTATCATTTCTAACGCTAATTACAGAACACCACTCGCTGTTCGAAGAATCTTCTAA
- the raiA gene encoding ribosome-associated translation inhibitor RaiA, whose amino-acid sequence MKFTIIGKNIDVTPGLKSAVEEKLGKLEKYFNPDTNVNVTLHVEKDRHKIEVTIPVKGKIIRSEQVSSDMYASIDLVEEVIERQLKKYKNKIIDKHQAEKSAFKTEFIEQDYMDEDEIRIERVKKFDLKPMYPEDACVQMELLGHSFYVFINAETDETNVVYKRKGNTYGLIEPEL is encoded by the coding sequence ATGAAATTCACAATTATAGGTAAAAACATTGATGTAACTCCCGGACTTAAATCAGCGGTTGAAGAGAAGCTTGGTAAGCTTGAAAAGTATTTCAATCCAGATACAAACGTAAATGTAACTTTACATGTTGAAAAAGACCGTCACAAAATCGAAGTCACGATCCCGGTCAAAGGTAAGATCATCCGTTCTGAACAGGTTAGTAGCGATATGTACGCTTCTATAGACCTTGTTGAAGAAGTCATTGAACGTCAGCTCAAAAAATACAAGAATAAGATCATTGACAAGCATCAGGCTGAGAAGAGTGCTTTCAAGACTGAATTCATCGAACAGGATTATATGGACGAGGATGAGATCCGAATCGAGCGTGTTAAGAAATTTGATCTTAAGCCTATGTATCCAGAAGATGCATGCGTTCAGATGGAGCTCTTAGGACACAGCTTCTACGTATTTATTAATGCAGAAACTGATGAGACCAATGTTGTATATAAGAGAAAAGGTAATACATATGGTCTTATTGAACCTGAACTTTAA
- a CDS encoding acetyl-CoA C-acetyltransferase yields the protein MAKKVVLAGACRTAIGTMGGSLSTIPAVDLGAIVIKEALNRAGVKPEDVDHVYMGCVIQAGQGQNVARQASIKAGLPVEVPAVTTNVVCGSGLNCVNQAAQMIMAGDADIVVAGGMENMSLAPFALPNGRYGYRMMWPSQSQGGLVDTMVKDALWDAFNDYHMIQTADNICTEWGLTREELDEFAAKSQNKACAAIEAGAFKDEIVPVEIKKKKETVIFDTDEGPRQGVTPESLSKLRPINKDGFVTAGNASGINDGAAALVVMSEEKAKELGVKPMATFVAGALAGVRPEVMGIGPVAATQKAMKKAGIENVSEFDIIEANEAFAAQSVAVGKDLGIDVDKQLNPNGGAIALGHPVGASGARILVTLLHEMQKKDAKKGLATLCIGGGMGCATIVEKYE from the coding sequence ATGGCAAAGAAAGTAGTTTTAGCTGGTGCATGTCGTACAGCAATCGGAACAATGGGTGGATCTCTTAGCACAATTCCTGCAGTAGATTTAGGTGCTATCGTTATCAAAGAGGCTCTTAACCGCGCAGGTGTTAAACCTGAAGATGTTGATCACGTATACATGGGATGCGTTATTCAGGCAGGACAGGGACAGAACGTTGCTCGTCAGGCTTCTATCAAGGCTGGTCTTCCTGTAGAAGTACCTGCAGTTACAACTAACGTTGTATGTGGTTCAGGTCTTAACTGTGTTAACCAGGCAGCTCAGATGATCATGGCTGGAGATGCTGATATCGTTGTTGCCGGTGGTATGGAAAACATGTCACTTGCACCATTTGCACTTCCTAATGGCCGTTACGGATATCGTATGATGTGGCCAAGCCAGAGCCAGGGTGGTCTTGTAGACACTATGGTTAAGGATGCTCTTTGGGATGCTTTCAATGATTATCATATGATCCAGACAGCAGACAACATCTGCACAGAGTGGGGTCTTACACGTGAAGAGCTCGATGAGTTTGCAGCTAAGAGCCAGAACAAGGCTTGTGCAGCAATCGAAGCTGGCGCATTCAAGGATGAGATCGTTCCTGTAGAGATCAAGAAGAAGAAAGAGACAGTTATCTTCGATACAGATGAAGGCCCAAGACAGGGTGTTACACCTGAATCTCTTTCAAAGCTTCGTCCTATCAACAAGGATGGATTCGTTACAGCTGGTAACGCTTCAGGTATCAACGACGGTGCTGCAGCACTCGTAGTTATGTCTGAAGAGAAGGCTAAGGAGCTCGGCGTTAAGCCTATGGCTACATTCGTAGCTGGAGCACTTGCTGGTGTTCGTCCTGAAGTTATGGGTATCGGTCCTGTAGCAGCTACTCAGAAGGCTATGAAGAAGGCTGGTATCGAGAACGTATCTGAGTTCGATATCATCGAGGCTAACGAAGCATTCGCAGCTCAGTCTGTAGCAGTTGGTAAGGATCTTGGAATCGACGTAGACAAGCAGCTCAATCCTAACGGTGGTGCTATCGCTCTTGGACACCCAGTTGGAGCTTCAGGTGCTCGTATCCTTGTTACACTTCTTCACGAGATGCAGAAGAAAGACGCTAAGAAGGGTCTTGCTACACTTTGCATCGGTGGCGGTATGGGATGCGCTACTATCGTTGAGAAGTACGAATAA
- a CDS encoding enoyl-CoA hydratase-related protein, with the protein MSFVLYEQKDKIAVVTINRPEALNALNSAVLDELNEVLDNVDLNTVRALVLTGAGDKSFVAGADIGEMSTLTKAEGEAFGKKGNDVFRKLETLPIPVIAAVNGFALGGGCEISMSCDIRICSDNAMFGQPEVGLGITPGFGGTQRLARTVGVGMAKQLIYTARNIKADEALRIGLVNAVYTQEELLPAAEKLATTIAGNAPIAVRACKKAINDGLQTDIDSALVIEEKLFGSCFESEDQVEGMANFLRKKDDPKKVKHVDFKNA; encoded by the coding sequence ATGAGTTTTGTTTTATATGAACAGAAAGATAAGATCGCTGTTGTAACTATCAACCGTCCGGAAGCACTTAATGCTCTTAACTCAGCAGTTCTCGATGAGCTTAATGAAGTTCTCGATAACGTTGATCTTAATACAGTTAGAGCACTCGTTCTTACCGGTGCTGGAGATAAGTCTTTTGTAGCTGGTGCTGATATTGGAGAGATGTCAACACTTACAAAGGCTGAAGGTGAAGCTTTTGGTAAGAAGGGTAACGATGTATTCCGTAAGCTTGAGACACTTCCTATCCCTGTAATTGCAGCTGTTAACGGCTTTGCACTTGGCGGCGGATGTGAGATCTCTATGAGCTGCGATATCCGTATCTGCTCAGACAACGCTATGTTCGGTCAGCCTGAAGTTGGTCTTGGAATTACTCCTGGATTCGGCGGAACACAGAGACTTGCAAGAACAGTTGGTGTTGGTATGGCTAAACAGCTTATCTACACAGCTCGTAATATCAAAGCTGACGAAGCACTTCGTATCGGCCTTGTAAACGCTGTATACACTCAGGAAGAGCTTCTTCCTGCAGCTGAGAAGCTTGCAACAACAATCGCTGGTAACGCTCCTATAGCTGTTCGTGCTTGTAAGAAAGCTATCAACGATGGTCTTCAGACTGATATCGACAGCGCACTTGTAATCGAAGAAAAGCTCTTTGGTTCATGCTTCGAGTCAGAAGATCAGGTAGAAGGAATGGCTAACTTCCTTCGTAAGAAAGATGATCCTAAGAAGGTTAAGCACGTAGATTTCAAGAATGCTTAA
- a CDS encoding 3-hydroxyacyl-CoA dehydrogenase NAD-binding domain-containing protein — MKVAVIGAGTMGSGIAQAFAQCDAVETVYLCDIKQEFADGGKSKIEKNLGRLVKKEKMTQEAADAIVAKVKTGLNTIATDPDLVVEAALEVMDIKKACFKELQENIVKNPDCIYASNTSSLSITEIGAGLKTPIIGMHFFNPAPVMKLIEVISGANTPKETTEKVIEISKTLGKTPVQVNEAPGFVVNRILIPLINEGIFVYSEGISDIEGIDTAMKLGCNHPMGPLELGDYVGLDIVLAIMDVLYNETKDSKYRACGLLRKMVRAGHLGVKSGIGFYKYNEDRTKTPVDKL; from the coding sequence ATGAAAGTAGCTGTAATTGGTGCAGGAACAATGGGTTCTGGTATTGCACAGGCATTCGCACAGTGTGACGCTGTTGAGACAGTTTATCTTTGCGATATCAAGCAGGAGTTCGCTGATGGCGGTAAGAGCAAGATCGAGAAGAATCTTGGACGTCTTGTTAAGAAGGAAAAGATGACTCAGGAAGCTGCTGATGCAATCGTAGCAAAGGTTAAGACAGGTCTTAACACAATCGCTACAGATCCTGATCTCGTAGTTGAGGCTGCACTTGAAGTTATGGATATCAAGAAAGCTTGCTTCAAGGAACTTCAGGAGAACATCGTTAAGAATCCTGATTGTATCTATGCTTCAAACACATCATCTCTTTCAATCACAGAGATCGGTGCAGGTCTTAAGACTCCTATCATCGGAATGCACTTCTTCAACCCAGCTCCTGTTATGAAGCTCATCGAGGTTATCTCAGGCGCTAACACACCTAAGGAGACAACAGAGAAGGTTATCGAGATCTCCAAGACTCTTGGTAAGACACCTGTACAGGTTAACGAGGCTCCTGGATTCGTTGTTAACCGTATTCTTATTCCACTTATCAACGAAGGTATCTTCGTATATTCAGAAGGAATTTCTGATATCGAAGGCATCGATACAGCTATGAAGCTTGGATGTAACCATCCTATGGGACCCCTTGAACTGGGTGACTATGTAGGTCTTGATATCGTTCTTGCTATCATGGATGTACTTTACAATGAGACTAAGGATTCCAAGTATCGTGCATGCGGACTCCTTCGTAAGATGGTTCGTGCAGGTCACCTTGGCGTTAAGTCAGGAATCGGTTTCTACAAGTACAACGAAGACAGAACAAAGACTCCTGTTGACAAGCTTTAA